From Huiozyma naganishii CBS 8797 chromosome 11, complete genome, a single genomic window includes:
- the KNAG0K00430 gene encoding uncharacterized protein — protein MNDGEFIVAGTLDTLSDRTDRLQGRVGEATHPRRTLKTCLEELQQILDTVYRQRLHIGEPLLLVIRRFIKEQQQLREDVLPVTCGRDGDRSARGEILAVYDSAMALLDRLRVLQGLFDRVNDAEQLPSAACTAPLAEMHAQLLEQSRSHAALLVRSLLVVQKHIRHNCRYNELLLGLAQTTTTAIGTTTSSSSDDTL, from the coding sequence ATGAATGACGGCGAATTCATCGTTGCGGGCACGCTGGATACGTTGTCCGACCGAACGGACCGTCTGCAAGGACGCGTCGGCGAGGCGACACACCCGCGGAGGACTCTGAAGACGTGTCTAGAGGAGTTGCAACAGATTCTGGATACCGTGTACCGGCAGAGGCTGCATATTGGGGAACCCTTACTTCTGGTGATTCGCCGGTTCATCaaggaacagcaacaattgCGGGAAGATGTCCTGCCCGTCACTTGTGGTCGCGATGGGGACCGCTCGGCAAGGGGCGAGATCCTCGCAGTCTACGATTCTGCAATGGCACTTCTGGACAGGCTGCGCGTGTTACAAGGGCTGTTCGATAGGGTGAACGATGCTGAGCAGCTCCCGAGTGCCGCGTGCACAGCTCCACTGGCGGAGATGCACGCACAGCTACTCGAACAGTCACGCAGCCACGCGGCATTGCTCGTCCGCAGTCTGCTCGTGGTGCAGAAGCACATCCGGCACAACTGCCGTTACAACGAACTGCTCCTGGGACTTGCTCAGACTACTACTACCGCTATTGGTACCACTACCTCTAGTAGTAGTGACGATACGCTGTAA
- the MTM1 gene encoding Mtm1p (similar to Saccharomyces cerevisiae MTM1 (YGR257C); ancestral locus Anc_5.53), which produces MSENNVAGGGTAQWLGFQERMLSASVGSLLTSMTLTPMDVVRIRLQQQSMTQLCGCDDIGGEGGAGSLRQATVRRLPRAAGAAAEAEARRVFWEGACFAELNCRRSHVPLRGTWDALLQISRNEGCSTLWRGISLTLAMAIPANVVYFTGYEYVRDVSPLRGVYPTLNPLLCGAVARLLAATTVAPLELLKTKFQSIPRSSERVRAAAIFKDLLQETRLEIQGQGLRRALFKGLQITLWRDVPFSGIYWASYEWCKRSLWAGNAQGSNAVHFANSFIGGCVSGTLAAVATHPFDVGKTRLQIRMLQGGTGGAPTGEPRMFRYLAGIWRSEGASGLYAGLGARVAKIAPSCAIMISSYEVSKKFFT; this is translated from the coding sequence ATGTCTGAGAATAATGTTGCTGGAGGCGGCACTGCACAGTGGCTCGGGTTCCAAGAGCGGATGCTGAGCGCGAGTGTCGGATCGCTTCTGACGTCGATGACTCTGACGCCGATGGATGTGGTGCGGATACGATTGCAACAGCAGAGCATGACGCAGCTGTGTGGGTGCGATGATATTGGTGGTGAAGGAGGGGCAGGGTCGCTGAGACAGGCGACTGTGCGGCGTCTGCCTCGAGCCGCTGGTGCTGCGGCGGAGGCGGAGGCCCGCCGGGTGTTCTGGGAAGGCGCTTGTTTTGCTGAGTTGAACTGTAGGAGGTCCCATGTCCCGCTTCGTGGTACGTGGGATGCGCTGTTGCAGATCTCGCGGAACGAGGGCTGCTCGACGCTGTGGCGCGGGATCTCGCTGACGCTGGCGATGGCGATCCCCGCGAACGTGGTATATTTCACCGGGTACGAGTACGTGAGGGACGTTTCTCCTCTGCGAGGGGTGTACCCTACGTTGAACCCACTTCTGTGTGGTGCCGTGGCGCGTCTTCTTGCTGCGACGACCGTTGCACCATTGGAGTTACTCAAGACGAAGTTCCAAAGCATCCCACGGTCGAGTGAGCGGGTCCGTGCAGCGGCgatcttcaaagacttgCTCCAGGAGACACGGCTGGAGATCCAGGGACAAGGGTTACGGCGAGCTTTGTTCAAAGGGTTGCAGATCACTCTGTGGCGGGACGTGCCCTTCTCTGGGATATACTGGGCCTCGTACGAGTGGTGTAAGCGGTCGCTGTGGGCGGGGAACGCACAGGGGAGCAACGCTGTGCATTTCGCGAACAGTTTCATCGGTGGGTGTGTATCAGGGACACTTGCCGCTGTGGCGACTCATCCTTTTGATGTTGGGAAGACGCGGTTACAGATACGGATGCTGCAGGGCGGTACTGGGGGTGCCCCGACTGGTGAACCACGCATGTTCCGGTACTTGGCTGGGATATGGCGTTCTGAAGGTGCCTCTGGTTTGTACGCTGGTCTTGGGGCGCGAGTCGCGAAGATTGCACCTAGTTGTGCGATCATGATCTCAAGTTACGAGGTGAGCAAGAAGTTTTTTACTTGA
- the NOP19 gene encoding Nop19p (similar to Saccharomyces cerevisiae YGR251W; ancestral locus Anc_5.68): protein MSRAKELQEKLDLQAKLQLAFSKKSASVAAWLEDTPLQDASKSAAHLRDSRDQFFHLPVMQTGSGLNMTQRAGDGPSDQTDIHTVGEFIDSDKKVSSLGKKKRRPVPTAGGSSIHRVSKDDTGAMVALKRKMRTAQRAAIRADPQRTTRTTTSAQADSEDDDDDRPPAQTQGKKHSQLLFQSKKHKRSRN, encoded by the coding sequence ATGAGCAGGGCTAAggagttgcaagagaagcTGGACTTGCAAGCGAAGCTGCAACTGGCGTTCAGCAAGAAGTCCGCGAGCGTGGCCGCATGGTTGGAGGACACACCGCTGCAGGACGCGAGCAAGAGCGCAGCACACCTCCGGGACTCACGGGACCAGTTCTTCCATCTGCCTGTGATGCAGACGGGCAGCGGGTTGAACATGACCCAGCGGGCAGGTGATGGACCCTCAGATCAAACAGATATACACACTGTCGGCGAGTTCATCGACTCGGACAAGAAAGTCAGCTCGctgggcaagaagaagcggaGGCCTGTGCCCACCGCTGGCGGTAGTAGTATCCACCGCGTCAGCAAGGACGACACGGGCGCCATGGTCGCGCTGAAGCGGAAGATGCGCACCGCACAGCGTGCAGCAATCCGCGCAGACCCTCAAAGAACTACTAGAACTACTACATCTGCCCAAGCAGACTCtgaagacgacgacgacgaccGGCCGCCCGCACAGACACAAGGCAAGAAACATTCCCAACTGCTCTTCCAGAGCAAGAAGCACAAACGCAGCCGAAACTGA
- the RAD2 gene encoding ssDNA endodeoxyribonuclease RAD2 (similar to Saccharomyces cerevisiae RAD2 (YGR258C); ancestral locus Anc_5.51), with the protein MGVHSFWDIVEPTARPVRLESLEDKKMAIDASIWIYQFLKAMRDPEGNAIKNSHVTGFFRRICKLLYFGIKPVFVFDGGVPVLKRKTIKARNEARQGKRESAARTARKLLALQLHGQSEKSPKKPLTGTPPAKIFSPQDDWDLPNLEGFYYDKNDQRINAQYDEEKRRKILENATVDEILDDIDIDSINPTSKEFEELPNTIQYQILANLRLKSRLRMGYSKEQLEKVFTNSIDFSKFQIDMVRRRNFYTQKLIGVTGIHDGGASKLENEEVRNRIAGQKDREYKITKTENGWTLGMGDFDGSEKSKAIVLDKETVKREFSGDDADDEEFEWEDVNLESSNPKKDNFDYSLKAGRLPQFEETVGNSGSMSFLDTRPAEESPVKKVQKRGVTQTVEIDEEPSDLEDTVKSDDDIMDFAERECDADDEMKPKTAIIEGTSDTIQRTAVDLDRGDNSEDEYLDHMKELELMKESVLAKAKGSGPSARDHNAINLTTNLTATSQGTLPQTAGEQDLNLLMGKLTDSSQSFLFNSKADKLVQSAPKQMEIPEMPDWFQTQPQFISGTEGQSSFVVDKQPKEIEGAGPGYTLVDGYLNTESFLEERNKEPATDEVEIIEPAKRAKKASDDTENTTMQYHDHSTNASSVTKPVSALPNYEFSEEEEENLINDMRNEVKDFEQFKTNELLMKSSEDVVSTAFVEDDLFDQQVKDKRDADEVTPQMVEDIQELLSRFGIPFIVSPMEAEAQCAELLGLNLVDGIITDDSDVFLFGGTKVYKNLFQDRKYVEYYDYETIVRSLGIDRAQMIELALLLGSDYTPGIKSMGPVSSVEILAEFGDLSEFKRWYEEGQLNIEAQSKDNKFRRDLRKRLVKNDVLLDPDFPSGTVIDAYLHPEVDHDKTSFRWSPPDLDMLRTFLHRRLGWPDEKSDEVLVPLIRDINRRSSKGRQTTLNEFFPREYIEENRKRASSGKRIFTATEKLKKRRLR; encoded by the coding sequence ATGGGTGTTCATTCTTTTTGGGATATTGTGGAGCCCACAGCACGGCCGGTCCGTTTGGAGTCCCTGGAGGATAAGAAAATGGCCATCGATGCATCTATATGGATATATCAGTTTTTAAAGGCGATGAGGGATCCTGAGGGGAACGCTATAAAGAACTCACATGTTACTGGTTTTTTCCGCCGGATATGCAAACTACTCTATTTTGGGATTAAACctgtgtttgtgtttgatggtGGCGTCCCCgtattgaagaggaaaactATTAAAGCCAGAAACGAGGCAAGGCAGGggaaaagagagagtgCCGCCAGAACTGCACGGAAACTGTTGGCTTTGCAGTTACATGGACAGAGTGAAAAATCACCGAAGAAGCCTCTAACTGGTACACCTCCGGCAAAGATATTCAGTCCTCAAGATGATTGGGACTTGCCGAATCTTGAAGGTTTCTACTACGACAAGAATGACCAAAGGATAAATGCCCAatacgatgaggagaaacGAAGAAAGATTTTAGAGAATGCAACGGTGGATGAAATTCTCGATGACATTGATATTGACTCGATAAATCCAACCtccaaagaatttgaagagCTGCCAAATACTATACAATACCAGATATTGGCGAATTTAAGGCTGAAATCTCGGTTGAGAATGGGTTACTCCAAGGAACaactggagaaagtgtttaCCAACAGTATAgatttctccaaatttcaGATAGATATGGTGAGAAGAAGGAACTTTTATACTCAAAAACTGATTGGTGTCACCGGTATACATGATGGCGGGGCATCGAAGTTGGAGAATGAGGAAGTTAGGAACAGGATTGCAGGGCAAAAGGATAGAGAGTACAAAATCACCAAAACAGAAAACGGCTGGACTCTCGGAATGGGTGACTTCGATGGTTCAGAAAAAAGCAAAGCTATTGTACTAGATAAGGAGACCGTGAAAAGGGAATTCTCAGGCGATGACgctgacgacgaagaaTTCGAGTGGGAGGATGTAAATCTGGAATCTAGTAATCCGAAAAAGGACAATTTCGATTACTCTCTCAAGGCAGGCCGACTTCCTCAGTTTGAGGAGACTGTGGGCAATAGTGGGAGCATGTCATTTCTTGATACCCGACCTGCCGAAGAATCGCCCGTAAAGAAGGTTCAAAAGCGGGGCGTAACACAGACTGTTGAGATCGATGAAGAGCCATCTGATTTGGAGGATACCGTCAAgtctgatgatgatataaTGGATTTTGCGGAAAGAGAATGTGATGCCGATGACGAGATGAAACCAAAAACCGCTATCATTGAGGGGACGAGTGATACAATCCAAAGGACAGCAGTAGATTTGGATAGAGGTGACAACAGTGAAGACGAATATTTAGACCACATGAAGGAGCTAGAACTTATGAAGGAGAGTGTCCTCGCCAAGGCCAAAGGATCTGGTCCATCTGCAAGGGACCATAATGCAATAAACTTGACGACAAACCTAACGGCAACTAGTCAGGGAACATTGCCCCAGACAGCTGGTGAGCAAGACTTAAATCTTTTAATGGGGAAGTTAACAGACTCCTCACAATcgttcctcttcaattcaAAAGCCGATAAACTTGTCCAGTCGGCGCCAAAACAAATGGAAATTCCGGAAATGCCAGACTGGTTTCAGACTCAACCACAGTTTATATCGGGAACGGAGGGTCAGTCCAGTTTTGTGGTCGACAAGCAAccaaaagaaattgagggCGCTGGTCCTGGGTATACATTAGTTGATGGTTATCTTAACACGGAAAGCTTTTTGGAAGAGCGGAATAAGGAGCCTGCCACAGACGAAGTAGAGATTATTGAGCCAGCAAAACGGGCGAAGAAGGCGAGTGACGATACTGAAAACACAACCATGCAATACCACGATCATAGTACTAATGCAAGTTCCGTAACGAAGCCAGTGTCAGCACTACCAAATTATGAATTTTcggaggaagaggaggagaactTGATAAATGACATGAGAAACGAGGTGAAGGATTTTGAGCAATTCAAAACGAACGAGCTCCTGATGAAGTCCTCTGAGGACGTTGTCTCAACCGCGTTTGTGGAGGACGATTTATTCGACCAGCAGGTGAAGGATAAACGAGACGCTGACGAGGTGACCCCTCAGATGGTGGAAGACATCCAGGAGTTACTGTCCCGGTTTGGGATCCCCTTTATTGTTTCCCCCATGGAGGCGGAGGCCCAGTGTGCCGAGTTACTTGGTTTAAATCTTGTTGATGGGATAATTACTGACGATAGCGATGTATTTTTGTTTGGAGGGACCAAAGTGTACAAGAATCTGTTCCAAGACCGGAAATATGTCGAGTACTACGACTACGAGACAATTGTGCGGTCTCTTGGGATCGACCGGGCTCAAATGATCGAGCTTGCTCTGCTGCTCGGTAGTGATTACACACCAGGGATCAAATCGATGGGTCCCGTTTCCAGTGTGGAGATCCTGGCTGAGTTCGGCGATCTCTCCGAGTTCAAGAGGTGGTACGAGGAGGGTCAACTGAACATCGAGGCGCAGAGCAAAGACAACAAGTTTCGGAGGGACTTGCGGAAGAGGCTTGTGAAGAACGATGTGCTGCTGGACCCTGATTTCCCGAGCGGTACCGTCATCGATGCGTACCTGCACCCTGAAGTGGACCATGACAAGACGAGTTTCCGGTGGTCTCCTCCGGATCTCGACATGCTGCGTACCTTCTTGCACCGCCGATTAGGGTGGCCAGACGAGAAGTCGGACGAGGTATTGGTCCCGCTGATAAGAGATATCAACAGGAGGTCTTCGAAGGGCCGGCAGACGACGCTGAACGAGTTCTTCCCGCGCGAGTACATCGAGGAGAACCGCAAACGGGCGAGTTCGGGCAAGCGGATCTTCACGGCGACCGAGAagctgaagaagaggcGTCTACGGTAA
- the DBP8 gene encoding ATP-dependent RNA helicase DBP8 (similar to Saccharomyces cerevisiae DBP8 (YHR169W); ancestral locus Anc_5.69), translating to MPTAQHTMSFADLGLAHWLCDSLQAMRIHTPTDVQTHCIPPILKGRNCIGGARTGSGKTLAFAGPMLTEWSRDPAALFGVVLTPTRELAVQIHEQLCALGAQLNIRCALVVGGGDFVQQSLELQGRPHFIVATPGRLAHHIISDTPEAALSSLLKRYTRYLVLDEADFLLTPTFASDLAVILGALPDKTHRRTLLFTATVTDQVLQLREGDAFVYNAEDDSQLAPGRRQLPDTLTAEYLLVPEHVKEAYLYHILVSNEFEDSTAVVFVNRTRTAELLRRTLYQLGVRVTSLHSQMPQSERANSLHRFRARAARVLVATDVAARGLDIPQVSLVVNYDVPSDPDTFVHRVGRTARAGRHGESVLFVTQRDVDRLHAIETRVATTIGQFSRVGDTAVIKKSLTQTSKAKRTAMMAMEREGFGERRAQQKLRQAK from the coding sequence ATGCCCACTGCCCAACACACCATGTCCTTCGCAGATCTCGGATTGGCGCACTGGCTGTGCGACTCCCTGCAAGCCATGCGGATACACACACCCACGGACGTGCAGACACACTGTATCCCGCCCATATTGAAGGGGAGGAACTGTATAGGTGGGGCACGTACCGGGTCTGGTAAGACTCTTGCGTTTGCTGGGCCCATGTTGACAGAGTGGTCTAGAGACCCCGCGGCTCTCTTCGGTGTTGTGTTGACACCAACGCGAGAATTGGCAGTGCAGATTCATGAACAGTTGTGCGCCCTGGGGGCACAACTGAATATTAGATGTGCGCTCGTCGTTGGTGGTGGGGATTTCGTGCAACAGTCTTTGGAACTCCAGGGGAGACCTCATTTTATTGTCGCGACACCAGGTAGACTGGCACACCACATTATTAGTGATACTCCAGAGGCAGCACTCTCCAGCTTGCTGAAACGGTACACACGATACTTGGTTCTCGATGAGGCAGATTTCCTTCTGACACCAACATTCGCATCGGATTTGGCGGTGATCTTGGGGGCACTACCAGACAAAACTCACCGCAGAACTCTCCTCTTCACCGCTACTGTGACAGATCAAGTGTTGCAACTGCGTGAGGGCGATGCATTCGTCTACAACGCTGAGGACGACTCGCAACTCGCTCCAGGGCGTAGACAACTACCAGATACGCTCACCGCGGAGTACTTGCTCGTCCCAGAACACGTCAAGGAGGCGTACCTGTACCATATCCTTGTCTCCAATGAATTCGAGGACTCCACAGCCGTCGTGTTCGTTAATCGCACACGTACAGCGGAGTTGCTACGGCGTACACTGTATCAATTGGGGGTACGCGTCACCTCACTACACTCACAGATGCCCCAATCTGAACGTGCCAATTCGTTACATAGGTTCCGTGCCCGTGCTGCACGAGTGCTCGTCGCTACAGACGTCGCCGCAAGAGGGCTCGATATCCCTCAGGTGTCCCTCGTGGTCAACTACGACGTGCCCTCGGACCCTGACACTTTTGTGCACCGTGTCGGGCGTACCGCTCGTGCGGGGAGACACGGTGAATCGGTACTGTTCGTCACGCAGAGGGACGTCGATAGATTACACGCAATAGAGACTCGTGTGGCCACTACGATCGGACAGTTCTCGCGCGTCGGGGACACCGCTGTGATTAAGAAATCCCTCACGCAGACGAGTAAAGCGAAACGGACGGCAATGATGGCCATGGAACGCGAGGGGTTCGGAGAGAGAAGAGCCCAACAGAAACTAAGGCAGGCTAAATAA
- the KNAG0K00420 gene encoding 60S ribosomal export protein NMD3 (similar to Saccharomyces cerevisiae NMD3 (YHR170W); ancestral locus Anc_5.67), whose product MVVGGPQSTAMTDVGKKVNTLLCCECGTPIDGSTGLVMCHDCIRLKVDITEGIPKESNLSFCRDCERFLQPPGQWVRAKLESRELLAICMKRLKGISKVRFVDASFIWTEPHSRRIKVKVTVQGEAMMNVVVQQTFQVEYFVNAMQCPDCAKSFTKNTWTAKVQVRQKVAHKRTFLYLEQLILKHNAHVDTISIEEAKDGIDFFYGQKNHAVKMVDFINSVMPIKYKRSEELVSQDSHTGSSSYKFSYSIELVPICKDDLVVLPKRVAKSMGNITRFVLCSKVSNTVQFLDPVTLQTGELHAATFWREPFPSLADSSQLVEFIVLDVELTGRTEGNRVQAEITVARASDLGQNDQEYYVRSHLGGICHAGDSVMGYFIANSNYNSDLFDELPYDQVPDVVLVKKLQLKNKSKKNRKWKLKRMAKEHNEAAQVQGHGHDHSNRAEKQDMERAERDYELFLEQLEDDDELRNNVNFYRAEEQADAEEMDGLLDQIDDLTLQEADDEEEEEEEAV is encoded by the coding sequence ATGGTGGTAGGAGGTCCCCAGAGCACCGCAATGACTGACGTGGGGAAGAAAGTGAATACGCTGCTGTGCTGCGAGTGTGGGACTCCCATCGATGGGTCCACTGGGCTCGTCATGTGCCACGACTGCATCCGATTGAAAGTGGACATCACGGAGGGGATCCCGAAGGAGTCCAATCTGTCCTTCTGCAGGGACTGTGAGCGGTTCTTGCAACCACCGGGCCAGTGGGTGCGTGCGAAACTGGAGTCCCGGGAACTGCTGGCGATCTGCATGAAACGGTTGAAGGGGATCAGCAAAGTGCGGTTTGTCGATGCGTCCTTCATCTGGACGGAGCCGCACTCGCGACGGATAAAAGTTAAGGTGACTGTGCAGGGGGAGGCGATGATGAACGTCGTCGTGCAGCAGACGTTCCAAGTCGAGTATTTTGTCAACGCGATGCAGTGCCCTGACTGTGCCAAGTCGTTCACCAAGAATACATGGACTGCGAAGGTGCAAGTCCGGCAGAAGGTCGCTCACAAGCGGACTTTCCTCTACTTGGAGCAACTGATCTTGAAACACAACGCTCACGTCGACACGATCTCCATCGAGGAGGCGAAAGATGGGATCGACTTCTTCTACGGGCAGAAGAACCATGCAGTCAAAATGGTCGACTTCATCAACTCGGTGATGCCCATCAAGTACAAGCGGTCCGAGGAACTTGTCAGCCAGGACTCGCACACGGGGTCATCCTCGTACAAGTTCTCGTACTCGATAGAGTTGGTCCCCATTTGCAAAGATGACCTCGTCGTGTTGCCCAAGCGGGTTGCCAAATCCATGGGGAACATCACACGGTTCGTTCTATGTTCCAAAGTGTCCAACACGGTTCAATTCCTTGATCCGGTCACTTTGCAAACGGGGGAACTCCACGCAGCCACTTTCTGGAGGGAACCTTTCCCATCTCTCGCGGATTCCTCACAACTCGTCGAGTTCATCGTGCTCGACGTGGAACTAACGGGTCGCACGGAGGGCAACCGCGTGCAAGCGGAGATAACTGTCGCGCGTGCCTCGGACCTGGGTCAAAACGACCAGGAGTACTACGTACGGTCGCATCTCGGCGGTATCTGCCACGCGGGGGACTCTGTGATGGGGTACTTCATTGCGAATTCGAATTACAACTCGGACCTCTTCGACGAACTACCTTACGACCAGGTCCCAGACGTGGTCCTGGTCAAGAAGctgcagttgaagaacaaatcgaagaagaaccgTAAGTGGAAGCTTAAGAGGATGGCGAAGGAGCACAACGAGGCAGCTCAGGTCCAAGGTCACGGACACGACCACTCGAACAGAGCGGAGAAGCAGGACATGGAGCGCGCCGAGAGAGACTACGAGCTGTTCCTGGAACAAttggaggacgacgacgagcTGCGCAACAATGTCAACTTCTACCGTGCGGAGGAGCAAGCCGATGCAGAGGAGATGGACGGCTTACTCGACCAGATCGACGATCTGACACTGCAAGAAGCggacgacgaggaagaagaggaagaagaagccGTGTAG
- the GND2 gene encoding phosphogluconate dehydrogenase (decarboxylating) GND2 (similar to Saccharomyces cerevisiae GND2 (YGR256W) and GND1 (YHR183W); ancestral locus Anc_5.55) — protein sequence MSEQAVADLGLIGLAVMGQNLILNAADHGFTVCAYNRTHTVVDDFLNGPAKGKSIVGAHSIAELVAKLKRPRKIMLLIKAGKPVDYVINDLVPFLEKGDIIIDGGNSHYPDSNRRYEELTKKGILFVGSGVSGGEEGARYGPSLMPGGSEEAWPHIKPIFQSISAKADGEPCCDWVGPAGSGHYVKMVHNGIEYGDMQVICEAYDIMKRVGHFTDKEISDVFAKWDKGVLDSFLVEITTNILKKNDTDGRPIVEKILDSAGQKGTGKWTAINALDLGMPVTLIGEAVFARCLSAIKDERVLASKTLPGPAIPEGVVKDRQQFIDDLEQALYASKIISYAQGFMLIREAARTYGWKLNNPSIALMWRGGCIIRSVFLGEITKAYRENPDLQNLLLNKFFSDAVTKAQSGWRKTLALATTYGIPTPTFSTALAFYDGYRSERLPANLLQAQRDYFGAHTFKVLPEEASESLPLGKNIHVNWTGHGGNVSSTSYDA from the coding sequence ATGTCTGAACAAGCTGTTGCTGACTTAGGTCTAATCGGTCTGGCCGTCATGGGCCAGAACCTGATCTTGAACGCCGCCGACCACGGGTTCACCGTCTGCGCGTACAACAGAACGCACACCGTCGTCGACGACTTCCTGAATGGCCCAGCCAAGGGCAAGTCCATCGTCGGCGCCCACTCCATCGCGGAATTGGTCGCCAAGTTGAAGAGACCCAGAAAGATCATGTTGCTGATCAAGGCCGGGAAACCAGTCGACTACGTCATCAACGACCTGGTGCCATTCCTGGAAAAGGGCGACATTATCATCGACGGTGGGAACTCGCACTACCCAGACTCCAACAGACGTTACGAGGAATTGACCAAGAAGGGCATTCTCTTCGTCGGGTCCGGTGTCTCCGGTGGTGAAGAAGGTGCCCGTTACGGGCCCTCTTTGATGCCTGGTGGGTCCGAGGAGGCCTGGCCACACATCAAGCCCATCTTCCAGTCCATCTCTGCCAAGGCCGACGGCGAACCATGCTGTGACTGGGTCGGGCCTGCAGGGTCCGGGCACTACGTCAAGATGGTCCACAACGGTATCGAGTACGGTGACATGCAGGTTATCTGCGAGGCCTACGATATCATGAAGCGTGTTGGCCACTTCACAGACAAGGAAATCTCCGACGTTTTCGCCAAGTGGGACAAGGGCGTCCTGGACTCCTTCCTGGTCGAGATCACCACCaacatcttgaagaagaacgacaCGGACGGCAGGCCTATCGTTGAGAAGATCTTGGACTCCGCAGGCCAGAAGGGGACCGGTAAGTGGACCGCCATCAACGCCTTGGACCTAGGTATGCCAGTCACTTTGATCGGGGAGGCCGTCTTCGCAAGATGCCTGTCCGCCATCAAGGACGAGAGAGTCTTGGCCTCCAAGACCTTGCCAGGCCCTGCCATCCCAGAGGGCGTCGTCAAGGACAGACAACAGTTCATCGACGACTTGGAACAGGCTCTGTACGCCTCCAAGATCATCTCCTACGCACAGGGGTTCATGTTGATCAGAGAAGCGGCCCGCACTTACGGCTGGAAGCTAAACAACCCATCTATCGCTTTGATGTGGAGAGGTGGCTGTATCATCAGATCCGTCTTCTTGGGTGAAATCACAAAGGCCTACAGAGAAAACCCAGACTTGCAAAACTTgctgttgaacaagttcttcTCTGACGCCGTTACAAAGGCCCAATCCGGCTGGAGAAAGACCCTGGCCTTGGCCACCACGTACGGTATCCCAACGCCAACTTTCTCCACCGCGTTGGCCTTCTACGACGGGTACAGATCCGAAAGACTACCAGCTAACTTGCTACAAGCCCAGAGAGACTACTTCGGTGCCcacactttcaaagtccTACCAGAAGAGGCCTCCGAGTCTCTACCATTGGGTAAGAACATCCACGTCAACTGGACTGGCCACGGTGGGAACGTCTCCTCCACCTCTTACGACGCTTGA